Proteins encoded within one genomic window of Tamandua tetradactyla isolate mTamTet1 chromosome 11, mTamTet1.pri, whole genome shotgun sequence:
- the EVI5L gene encoding EVI5-like protein isoform X1: protein MASPTLSPDSSSQEALSAPTCSPTSDSENLSPDELELLAKLEEQNRLLEADSKSMRSMNGSRRNSGSSLVSSSSASSNLSHLEEDTWILWGRIANEWEEWRRRKEKLLKELIRKGIPHHFRAIVWQLLCSATDMPVKNQYSELLKMSSPCEKLIRRDIARTYPEHEFFKGQDSLGQEVLFNVMKAYSLVDREVGYCQGSAFIVGLLLMQMPEEEAFCVFVRLMQEYRLRELFKPSMAELGLCIYQFEYMLQEQLPDLNTHFRSQSFHTSMYASSWFLTLFLTTFPLPIATRVFDIFMYEGLEIVFRVGLALLQVNQTELMQLDMEGMSQYFQRVIPHQFDSCPDKLILKAYQVKYNPKKMKRLEKEYAVMKSKEMEEQIEIKRLRTENRLLKQRIETLEKESAALADRLIQGQVTRAQEAEENYVIKRELAVVRQQCSSAAEDLQKAQSTIRQLQEQQDNPRLTEDFVTHLEMELEQSRLRETETLGALREMQDKVLDMEKRNSSLPDENNVARLQEELKALKVREGEAVASARELKLQLQELSDTWQTHLSRGGRWKESPRKLVLGELQDELMSVRLREAQALADGRELRQRIVELETQDHIHRNLLNRVEAERAALQEKLQYLAAQNKGLQTQLSESRRKQAEAECKSKEEVMAVRLREADSMAAVAEMRQRIAELEIQREEGRIQGQLNHSDSSQYIRELKDQIEELKAEVRLLKGPPPFEDPLAFDGLGLARHLDEDSLPSSDEELLGVGVGAALQDALYPLSPRDARFFRHLERPAKDSEGSSDSDADELAAPYSQGLDN, encoded by the exons ATGGCGAGCCCCACTCTGAGCCCCGACTCCTCGTCCCAGGAGGCCCTGTCAGCCCCCACCTGCTCCCCCACCTCCGACTCCGAGAACCTCAGCCCCGATGAGCTGGAGCTGCTGGCCAAACTTGAAGAGCAGAACCG GCTCCTCGAAGCCGACTCCAAGTCCATGCGCTCCATGAATGGCTCCCGGCGGAACAGTGGCTCCTCGCTGGTGTCTAGCTCCTCGGCCTCTTCCAACCTGAGCCACCTGGAAGAGGACACATGGATCCTCTGGGGCCGGATCGCCAACGAGTGGGAGGAGTGGCGGCGCAGGAAGGAGAAGCTGCTCAAG GAGTTGATCCGCAAGGGCATCCCACACCACTTCCGGGCCATCGTGTGGCAGCTCCTGTGCAGCGCCACGGACATGCCAGTCAAGAACCAGTATTCGGAGCTGCTCAAGATGTCCTCACCCTGCGAGAAGCTGATTCGCCGGGACATCGCCCGCACCTACCCGGAGCACGAGTTTTTCAAGGGCCAGGACAGCCTGGGCCAGGAGGTCCTCTTCAATGTCATGAAG GCCTATTCCCTGGTGGACCGGGAGGTGGGCTACTGCCAGGGCAGCGCCTTCATCGTGGGCCTGCTCCTCATGCAG ATGCCTGAGGAGGAGGCGTTCTGTGTGTTTGTGCGACTGATGCAGGAGTACCGGCTGCGGGAGCTCTTCAAGCCCAGCATGGCCGAGCTGGGGCTCTGCATCTACCAGTTTGAGTACATGCTGCAG GAGCAGCTCCCGGACCTGAACACGCACTTCCGCTCCCAAAGCTTCCACACGTCCATGTACGCCTCCTCCTGGTTCCTCACTCTCTTCCTGACCACCTTTCCGCTACCCATTGCCACCCGCGTATTTGACATCTTCATGTATGAG GGGCTGGAGATTGTATTCCGGGTGGGCCTCGCCCTACTGCAGGTGAACCAGACAGAGCTGATGCAGCTGGACATGGAGGGGATGTCCCAG TACTTCCAGAGGGTGATCCCCCACCAGTTTGACAGCTGTCCGGACAAGCTGATCCTCAAGGCCTACCAGGTCAAGTACAACCCCAAGAAGATGAAGAG GCTGGAGAAGGAGTACGCAGTCATGAAGAGCAAGGAGATGGAGGAACAGATCGAGATCAAA AGGCTTCGGACGGAAAACCGGCTCCTGAAACAGCGGATTGAGACTCTGGAGAAG GAGAGCGCTGCTCTGGCTGATAGGTTAATCCAG GGGCAGGTGACACGGGCACAGGAGGCCGAGGAGAACTACGTCATCAAGCGAGAGCTGGCAGTGGTGCGACAGCAATGCAGCTCAGCAGCCGAGGACCTGCAGAAGGCGCAAAGCACCATCCGGCAACTGCAAGAGCAGCAG GATAACCCACGTCTCACCGAGGACTTCGTCACCCACCTGGAGATGGAGCTGGAGCAGTCACGACTGCGGGAGACAGAGACATTGGGGGCGCTCCGGGAGATGCAGGACAAAGTTCTAGACATGGAGAAG AGGAACAGCTCGCTGCCTGATGAGAACAACGTGGCCCGGCTGCAGGAGGAGCTGAAGGCGCTGAAGGTGCGGGAGGGCGAGGCGGTGGCCTCAGCGCGGGAACTGAAGCTGCAGCTGCAGGAGCTCTCGGATACCTGGCAG ACCCACCTGTCCCGCGGCGGTCGCTGGAAGGAATCCCCACGAAAGCTGGTCCTGGGCGAGCTGCAGGACGAGCTGATGAGCGTCCGCCTGCGCGAGGCCCAGGCCCTGGCCGACGGCCGCGAGCTGCGGCAGCGCATCGTGGAGCTCGAGACGCAG GACCACATCCACCGCAACCTGCTGAACCGCGTGGAGGCCGAGCGCGCGGCGCTGCAGGAGAAGCTGCAGTACTTGGCGGCTCAGAATAAGGGGCTTCAGACGCAACTCAGCGAAAGCCGCCGCAAGCAAGCTGAGGCCGAGTGCAAG AGCAAGGAGGAGGTCATGGCCGTGCGCCTGCGGGAGGCGGACAGCATGGCTGCGGTGGCCGAGATGCGGCAGCGCATCGCGGAGCTGGAGATCCAA AGGGAGGAGGGCCGCATCCAGGGCCAGTTGAACCACTCGGACTCGTCGCAGTACATCCGCGAACTCAAGGACCAGATCGAGGAACTGAAGGCCGAG GTGCGGCTGCTGAAGGGCCCGCCGCCCTTCGAGGACCCGCTGGCCTTCGACGGGCTCGGCCTGGCGCGACACCTGGATGAGGACTCGCTGCCGTCTTCCGATGAGGAGCTGCTCGGCGTGGGCGTGGGGGCGGCGCTGCAGGACGCGCTCTACCCGCTGTCCCCGCGCGATGCGCGCTTCTTCCGCCATCTGGAGCGGCCGGCCAAGGACAGCGAGGGCAGCTCGGACAGCGACGCCGACGAGCTGGCTGCGCCCTATAGCCAGGGCCTGGACAACTGA
- the EVI5L gene encoding EVI5-like protein isoform X2 gives MASPTLSPDSSSQEALSAPTCSPTSDSENLSPDELELLAKLEEQNRLLEADSKSMRSMNGSRRNSGSSLVSSSSASSNLSHLEEDTWILWGRIANEWEEWRRRKEKLLKELIRKGIPHHFRAIVWQLLCSATDMPVKNQYSELLKMSSPCEKLIRRDIARTYPEHEFFKGQDSLGQEVLFNVMKAYSLVDREVGYCQGSAFIVGLLLMQMPEEEAFCVFVRLMQEYRLRELFKPSMAELGLCIYQFEYMLQEQLPDLNTHFRSQSFHTSMYASSWFLTLFLTTFPLPIATRVFDIFMYEGLEIVFRVGLALLQVNQTELMQLDMEGMSQYFQRVIPHQFDSCPDKLILKAYQVKYNPKKMKRLEKEYAVMKSKEMEEQIEIKRLRTENRLLKQRIETLEKGQVTRAQEAEENYVIKRELAVVRQQCSSAAEDLQKAQSTIRQLQEQQDNPRLTEDFVTHLEMELEQSRLRETETLGALREMQDKVLDMEKRNSSLPDENNVARLQEELKALKVREGEAVASARELKLQLQELSDTWQTHLSRGGRWKESPRKLVLGELQDELMSVRLREAQALADGRELRQRIVELETQDHIHRNLLNRVEAERAALQEKLQYLAAQNKGLQTQLSESRRKQAEAECKSKEEVMAVRLREADSMAAVAEMRQRIAELEIQREEGRIQGQLNHSDSSQYIRELKDQIEELKAEVRLLKGPPPFEDPLAFDGLGLARHLDEDSLPSSDEELLGVGVGAALQDALYPLSPRDARFFRHLERPAKDSEGSSDSDADELAAPYSQGLDN, from the exons ATGGCGAGCCCCACTCTGAGCCCCGACTCCTCGTCCCAGGAGGCCCTGTCAGCCCCCACCTGCTCCCCCACCTCCGACTCCGAGAACCTCAGCCCCGATGAGCTGGAGCTGCTGGCCAAACTTGAAGAGCAGAACCG GCTCCTCGAAGCCGACTCCAAGTCCATGCGCTCCATGAATGGCTCCCGGCGGAACAGTGGCTCCTCGCTGGTGTCTAGCTCCTCGGCCTCTTCCAACCTGAGCCACCTGGAAGAGGACACATGGATCCTCTGGGGCCGGATCGCCAACGAGTGGGAGGAGTGGCGGCGCAGGAAGGAGAAGCTGCTCAAG GAGTTGATCCGCAAGGGCATCCCACACCACTTCCGGGCCATCGTGTGGCAGCTCCTGTGCAGCGCCACGGACATGCCAGTCAAGAACCAGTATTCGGAGCTGCTCAAGATGTCCTCACCCTGCGAGAAGCTGATTCGCCGGGACATCGCCCGCACCTACCCGGAGCACGAGTTTTTCAAGGGCCAGGACAGCCTGGGCCAGGAGGTCCTCTTCAATGTCATGAAG GCCTATTCCCTGGTGGACCGGGAGGTGGGCTACTGCCAGGGCAGCGCCTTCATCGTGGGCCTGCTCCTCATGCAG ATGCCTGAGGAGGAGGCGTTCTGTGTGTTTGTGCGACTGATGCAGGAGTACCGGCTGCGGGAGCTCTTCAAGCCCAGCATGGCCGAGCTGGGGCTCTGCATCTACCAGTTTGAGTACATGCTGCAG GAGCAGCTCCCGGACCTGAACACGCACTTCCGCTCCCAAAGCTTCCACACGTCCATGTACGCCTCCTCCTGGTTCCTCACTCTCTTCCTGACCACCTTTCCGCTACCCATTGCCACCCGCGTATTTGACATCTTCATGTATGAG GGGCTGGAGATTGTATTCCGGGTGGGCCTCGCCCTACTGCAGGTGAACCAGACAGAGCTGATGCAGCTGGACATGGAGGGGATGTCCCAG TACTTCCAGAGGGTGATCCCCCACCAGTTTGACAGCTGTCCGGACAAGCTGATCCTCAAGGCCTACCAGGTCAAGTACAACCCCAAGAAGATGAAGAG GCTGGAGAAGGAGTACGCAGTCATGAAGAGCAAGGAGATGGAGGAACAGATCGAGATCAAA AGGCTTCGGACGGAAAACCGGCTCCTGAAACAGCGGATTGAGACTCTGGAGAAG GGGCAGGTGACACGGGCACAGGAGGCCGAGGAGAACTACGTCATCAAGCGAGAGCTGGCAGTGGTGCGACAGCAATGCAGCTCAGCAGCCGAGGACCTGCAGAAGGCGCAAAGCACCATCCGGCAACTGCAAGAGCAGCAG GATAACCCACGTCTCACCGAGGACTTCGTCACCCACCTGGAGATGGAGCTGGAGCAGTCACGACTGCGGGAGACAGAGACATTGGGGGCGCTCCGGGAGATGCAGGACAAAGTTCTAGACATGGAGAAG AGGAACAGCTCGCTGCCTGATGAGAACAACGTGGCCCGGCTGCAGGAGGAGCTGAAGGCGCTGAAGGTGCGGGAGGGCGAGGCGGTGGCCTCAGCGCGGGAACTGAAGCTGCAGCTGCAGGAGCTCTCGGATACCTGGCAG ACCCACCTGTCCCGCGGCGGTCGCTGGAAGGAATCCCCACGAAAGCTGGTCCTGGGCGAGCTGCAGGACGAGCTGATGAGCGTCCGCCTGCGCGAGGCCCAGGCCCTGGCCGACGGCCGCGAGCTGCGGCAGCGCATCGTGGAGCTCGAGACGCAG GACCACATCCACCGCAACCTGCTGAACCGCGTGGAGGCCGAGCGCGCGGCGCTGCAGGAGAAGCTGCAGTACTTGGCGGCTCAGAATAAGGGGCTTCAGACGCAACTCAGCGAAAGCCGCCGCAAGCAAGCTGAGGCCGAGTGCAAG AGCAAGGAGGAGGTCATGGCCGTGCGCCTGCGGGAGGCGGACAGCATGGCTGCGGTGGCCGAGATGCGGCAGCGCATCGCGGAGCTGGAGATCCAA AGGGAGGAGGGCCGCATCCAGGGCCAGTTGAACCACTCGGACTCGTCGCAGTACATCCGCGAACTCAAGGACCAGATCGAGGAACTGAAGGCCGAG GTGCGGCTGCTGAAGGGCCCGCCGCCCTTCGAGGACCCGCTGGCCTTCGACGGGCTCGGCCTGGCGCGACACCTGGATGAGGACTCGCTGCCGTCTTCCGATGAGGAGCTGCTCGGCGTGGGCGTGGGGGCGGCGCTGCAGGACGCGCTCTACCCGCTGTCCCCGCGCGATGCGCGCTTCTTCCGCCATCTGGAGCGGCCGGCCAAGGACAGCGAGGGCAGCTCGGACAGCGACGCCGACGAGCTGGCTGCGCCCTATAGCCAGGGCCTGGACAACTGA